Proteins from a genomic interval of Thunnus maccoyii chromosome 1, fThuMac1.1, whole genome shotgun sequence:
- the LOC121896099 gene encoding acidic leucine-rich nuclear phosphoprotein 32 family member A-like isoform X2 — MMLTLLWEHVYSRQVLQVRHLVLDNCRSNEGKIEGLTDEFEELEFLSAINVQLRTVANFPKLNKLTKLELSDNRISGGLEVLAEKCPNLTDLNLSGNAIKVLSAIEPLKELGSLKSLDLFNCEVTMLNEYKDKVFKLLPQITYLDGYDKDGRELDSDAEFSDDEDSYEEEEEEEDEEDGFSEEKTDGA; from the exons ATGATGCTGACGTTGCTTTGGGAGCATGTTTACAGCAGGCAGGTGCTGCAG GTCAGACATCTTGTGCTAGACAACTGTCGCTCGAATGAAGGCAAGATCGAGGGTCTAACGGACGaatttgaggagctggagttTCTAAGCGCAATCAACGTTCAACTGAGGACAGTTGCCAACTTCCCGAAGCTAAATAAACTCACAAAG CTTGAACTCAGCGATAACAGGATCTCAGGAGGGTTGGAAGTGCTGGCAGAGAAATGCCCCAACCTCACAGATCTCAACCTCAGTGGCAACGCGATTAAAGTCCTCAGCGCAATAGAACCATTG AAAGAATTGGGGAGCCTGAAAAGCCTAGATCTGTTTAACTGTGAAGTGACAATGCTGAATGAATACAAAGACAAGGTATTTAAGCTACTACCCCAGATCACGTACCTGGACGGGTATGACAAAGACGGCAGAGAACTGGATTCCGACGCTGAGTTTTCCGACG ATGAGGACTCttatgaagaggaagaggaagaggaagatgaagaggatggCTTCTCTGAAGAG AAAACTGACGGAGCCTGA
- the LOC121896099 gene encoding acidic leucine-rich nuclear phosphoprotein 32 family member A-like isoform X1, with translation MNIRNRIQLELRNCTPSNVRHLVLDNCRSNEGKIEGLTDEFEELEFLSAINVQLRTVANFPKLNKLTKLELSDNRISGGLEVLAEKCPNLTDLNLSGNAIKVLSAIEPLKELGSLKSLDLFNCEVTMLNEYKDKVFKLLPQITYLDGYDKDGRELDSDAEFSDDEDSYEEEEEEEDEEDGFSEEKTDGA, from the exons ATGAACATAAGGAACAGAATTCAGCTGGAGTTGAGGAACTGCACTCCGTCAAAT GTCAGACATCTTGTGCTAGACAACTGTCGCTCGAATGAAGGCAAGATCGAGGGTCTAACGGACGaatttgaggagctggagttTCTAAGCGCAATCAACGTTCAACTGAGGACAGTTGCCAACTTCCCGAAGCTAAATAAACTCACAAAG CTTGAACTCAGCGATAACAGGATCTCAGGAGGGTTGGAAGTGCTGGCAGAGAAATGCCCCAACCTCACAGATCTCAACCTCAGTGGCAACGCGATTAAAGTCCTCAGCGCAATAGAACCATTG AAAGAATTGGGGAGCCTGAAAAGCCTAGATCTGTTTAACTGTGAAGTGACAATGCTGAATGAATACAAAGACAAGGTATTTAAGCTACTACCCCAGATCACGTACCTGGACGGGTATGACAAAGACGGCAGAGAACTGGATTCCGACGCTGAGTTTTCCGACG ATGAGGACTCttatgaagaggaagaggaagaggaagatgaagaggatggCTTCTCTGAAGAG AAAACTGACGGAGCCTGA